The following coding sequences lie in one Leptospira neocaledonica genomic window:
- the mnmA gene encoding tRNA 2-thiouridine(34) synthase MnmA: MSKGKIIVAMSGGVDSAVTAGLLMEEGYEVIGVNLRTWEYEAPACDTTKKSCCSPEDIRDARDVGLSLNIPFYVIKMEKLFQEKVIDRFVNDYKEGKTPNPCVECNTFVKFGALFEKAQALGIDKIATGHYANVVEIDGRYAISNAQDMNKNQAYYLYGLSQENLKNTVFPLGGMTKPEVREIARRMGLPVAEKAESQEICFIPENDYRKFLAKKNIDFTPGVFKLQDGQVIGEHSGKENFTIGQRKGLGIAWKAPLYVISIQDDGTVVLAEERQTFVESFIVEDLNLQAWAPVLKAESSECRVQVRYRSRPIKAKVVRNENFIQVFPLEEVKGVAPGQSAVFYPNGSDYLLAGGIIRKGSVATYEKSDLSILENSELGVSVLP; this comes from the coding sequence ATGAGTAAGGGTAAGATCATAGTAGCGATGAGTGGAGGGGTGGACAGTGCGGTCACTGCAGGCCTACTCATGGAAGAAGGTTACGAAGTGATCGGTGTCAACCTGCGCACCTGGGAATACGAGGCACCTGCCTGTGATACCACTAAAAAATCCTGTTGTTCTCCAGAAGATATAAGGGATGCGAGAGACGTGGGTCTCTCTTTAAATATCCCTTTTTACGTGATCAAGATGGAGAAACTTTTCCAAGAGAAGGTCATAGACAGGTTCGTAAACGATTACAAGGAAGGAAAGACCCCGAATCCTTGTGTGGAATGTAATACTTTTGTGAAGTTTGGTGCCTTATTCGAAAAGGCACAAGCATTAGGAATTGATAAAATAGCCACCGGACATTATGCGAATGTTGTAGAGATAGACGGAAGATATGCTATTTCCAATGCGCAAGACATGAATAAGAACCAGGCATATTATCTATACGGACTGTCTCAAGAGAATCTGAAAAATACTGTTTTTCCTTTGGGCGGAATGACTAAACCTGAAGTTCGAGAGATCGCAAGAAGAATGGGACTTCCTGTCGCAGAAAAAGCGGAGTCCCAAGAAATCTGTTTTATTCCTGAAAACGATTATAGAAAGTTTTTAGCTAAGAAGAATATAGACTTCACTCCTGGAGTATTCAAATTACAGGACGGACAGGTAATCGGAGAACATTCCGGAAAAGAAAACTTCACCATAGGACAAAGAAAAGGTTTAGGTATCGCTTGGAAGGCTCCTCTATATGTGATCTCTATCCAAGACGACGGAACGGTTGTATTGGCAGAAGAGAGACAAACCTTCGTAGAATCTTTTATCGTAGAAGATCTAAATCTGCAAGCTTGGGCTCCCGTCTTGAAAGCGGAAAGTTCAGAATGTAGGGTGCAAGTAAGATATCGTTCCCGTCCTATCAAAGCTAAAGTAGTACGTAACGAAAATTTTATACAAGTATTTCCTTTGGAAGAAGTAAAGGGTGTAGCTCCAGGACAATCTGCAGTCTTCTATCCAAATGGTTCTGATTATTTACTCGCAGGTGGGATTATCCGAAAAGGAAGTGTGGCCACCTACGAAAAATCAGATCTAAGTATTTTAGAAAATTCGGAACTAGGAGTCAGCGTTCTTCCGTGA